A stretch of Aureispira sp. CCB-E DNA encodes these proteins:
- a CDS encoding DUF389 domain-containing protein, whose protein sequence is MEEKNTSNNKNKPLSSQPDDIAIGNSTISKLISRGVHELKELFSLHLDTDEAGTIESIRKSIEFKGGNLWGLIFAAFIASIGLNMNSGAVVIGAMLISPLMGPIVGIGYALATNDFDTLKYALQNLVIFIVGSILSAVVYFSVSPIKSLTDQLEARTYPTFYDVMIAICGGAIGIVASSRFDRGNAIPGVAIATALMPPLCTVGYGIATGQWAYAGGAFYLFFINSVFIAGTSLIFVRALQFPKKEFLDPVREQRYKMILVIIVVFTIIPSLWTGYNLVQRELFNSKAALFERKVEDYHLEKGVIVDQKTDYRRDTPAIILITSGGIRESDKDNLLHEMNEVGLGYAKLIFREGNLDVEVLLAEVQSLQSKFTTIREEYSGMLKKLYEDNEIVLKNKTERIKFLEGELSKYQIQSKRTTKPVNDIALEFSTLYPDAVEISYNELIKMNTESRTLDTLPTVVINWEGRRMRSEQKERIANFFQTRMKLDTISVIIY, encoded by the coding sequence ATGGAAGAAAAGAATACTTCAAATAATAAAAATAAACCTCTATCGTCTCAACCAGACGATATCGCTATAGGTAATTCAACAATTTCTAAATTGATTTCTAGAGGTGTTCATGAGTTAAAAGAACTGTTTAGTTTGCATTTGGATACAGACGAAGCAGGAACAATTGAAAGTATCCGAAAGAGCATCGAATTTAAGGGAGGTAATTTGTGGGGGCTAATTTTTGCAGCATTTATAGCTTCAATAGGTCTAAACATGAATTCAGGTGCTGTTGTAATTGGTGCCATGTTAATTTCTCCATTAATGGGACCAATTGTCGGGATTGGATATGCCTTAGCAACAAATGATTTTGATACTTTAAAGTATGCTTTACAGAACTTAGTGATTTTTATTGTGGGATCGATTTTATCCGCAGTAGTTTATTTTTCTGTTTCGCCAATTAAGTCGTTAACAGATCAGTTGGAGGCAAGAACATATCCTACATTCTATGATGTTATGATTGCTATATGCGGTGGTGCCATTGGGATTGTTGCTAGCTCTCGTTTTGACCGAGGAAATGCAATACCAGGAGTAGCCATTGCAACAGCTTTGATGCCTCCTTTGTGTACGGTTGGTTATGGGATCGCCACAGGACAGTGGGCATACGCAGGCGGTGCATTTTATCTGTTTTTTATCAACTCTGTATTTATTGCAGGGACTTCTCTTATTTTTGTTCGAGCCCTTCAATTTCCCAAAAAAGAGTTTTTAGATCCTGTTAGAGAGCAGCGTTATAAAATGATTTTAGTAATAATTGTTGTCTTTACAATTATACCTAGTCTTTGGACAGGGTACAATTTGGTACAACGAGAGTTATTTAATAGTAAGGCGGCTTTGTTTGAGCGTAAGGTGGAAGATTATCACTTGGAAAAAGGAGTTATCGTTGACCAGAAAACAGATTATAGACGAGATACTCCTGCAATTATCCTAATTACATCGGGTGGAATTCGAGAAAGCGATAAGGATAATTTACTACATGAAATGAATGAGGTAGGATTGGGCTATGCTAAATTAATATTCAGAGAAGGCAATCTTGATGTAGAAGTGTTGTTGGCAGAAGTACAGAGTCTTCAATCTAAATTTACAACTATTCGAGAGGAATATTCTGGTATGTTAAAGAAACTGTACGAAGACAATGAAATTGTTCTCAAGAATAAAACGGAACGCATTAAATTTTTGGAGGGAGAGCTGTCCAAATATCAAATTCAGAGCAAACGAACGACTAAGCCTGTAAATGATATTGCATTAGAGTTTTCGACTTTATATCCAGATGCTGTCGAAATTTCTTACAACGAATTGATTAAAATGAATACCGAATCTAGAACACTAGATACTTTACCTACTGTTGTGATCAATTGGGAGGGAAGAAGGATGAGAAGCGAGCAAAAAGAGCGCATTGCCAATTTCTTCCAAACACGGATGAAGTTAGATACGATTTCTGTTATTATTTACTAA
- a CDS encoding cupin domain-containing protein: MDIKKVSLQSKLDSFQEHWSPKIVGALNNQLVKVAKLKGEFVMHHHEQEDELFYVIDGKLFIELEDQTIELNQGEFVIIPKGVPHKPYAPEEVSILLFEPATTLNTGNQQNELTVSDLDEI, encoded by the coding sequence ATGGACATAAAAAAAGTCAGTCTTCAATCCAAATTGGATAGCTTTCAAGAGCATTGGTCGCCTAAAATAGTAGGTGCTCTCAACAATCAATTGGTCAAAGTGGCAAAACTGAAAGGTGAATTTGTCATGCATCATCACGAGCAAGAAGATGAACTATTTTATGTTATTGATGGAAAACTTTTTATCGAGTTGGAAGATCAAACCATAGAATTGAATCAAGGTGAATTTGTTATCATACCAAAAGGAGTGCCACACAAGCCGTACGCTCCAGAGGAAGTTAGTATTTTGTTATTTGAACCTGCAACAACCTTAAATACAGGAAATCAGCAGAATGAATTGACGGTTTCCGATTTAGACGAAATTTAG
- a CDS encoding SAM-dependent methyltransferase, giving the protein MEEFLEAVRKSIAQEEFAKITLSKSVPKSADLKNIYVRRVDLKEGFYLSFTYRYHTQDIVKNYSLDEAVDILDQHLGKDFLTGTLLTIKEDVVIQFNKKRKVRLQRRQPTTRQLPKRSHNKQKNYSIEESNPFLERLGVAANGKVLKAHQDKYRQINKYIEIMDALLEQSNVPEQAHIVDMGCGKGYLTFALYDYIQRQQGKPPKMVGIELREHLTDFCNQQAKALGWKHIDFVAQDIFEYDNDKIDVLIALHACDIATDIAIAKGIQANAALIVVAPCCHKQIRKAMSSQNILHSILKNGILEERQAEILTDGIRALLLEANGYQTKVFEFISSEHTAKNLMITAVKQRQIDIELRQERLNQVADLKEQFGIKMHYLEKLLG; this is encoded by the coding sequence GTGGAAGAATTTTTAGAAGCAGTAAGAAAGAGTATTGCGCAAGAAGAATTTGCTAAAATTACATTGAGTAAATCTGTGCCTAAATCAGCCGATTTAAAAAACATCTATGTCCGTCGAGTAGATCTGAAAGAGGGCTTTTATTTGTCTTTTACTTATCGTTATCATACACAAGATATTGTTAAGAATTATTCGCTAGATGAGGCTGTCGATATTTTGGACCAACACCTAGGCAAAGATTTTTTAACAGGTACTTTGTTGACTATTAAAGAAGATGTTGTTATCCAATTCAATAAAAAACGAAAAGTACGCCTGCAACGTCGTCAACCAACTACTCGTCAATTGCCAAAAAGAAGCCACAACAAACAGAAAAATTATTCGATAGAGGAGAGTAATCCTTTTTTGGAACGTTTGGGAGTTGCTGCGAATGGCAAAGTATTAAAAGCTCACCAAGATAAGTATCGTCAAATCAATAAGTACATAGAAATAATGGATGCTTTGTTGGAGCAATCCAATGTGCCGGAACAGGCTCATATAGTAGATATGGGTTGCGGAAAAGGCTACTTGACGTTCGCTTTGTACGATTATATTCAACGACAACAGGGGAAACCACCCAAAATGGTTGGGATTGAACTTCGGGAGCATTTGACAGATTTTTGCAATCAACAGGCAAAAGCCTTGGGGTGGAAACACATTGATTTTGTAGCCCAAGATATTTTTGAATATGACAATGATAAAATAGATGTGTTGATTGCTTTGCACGCTTGTGATATTGCAACCGATATTGCAATAGCCAAAGGTATTCAAGCCAATGCAGCGTTAATTGTGGTCGCTCCTTGTTGCCACAAACAGATTCGTAAAGCAATGAGCAGCCAAAATATTTTGCATTCCATTCTTAAAAATGGTATCCTAGAAGAGCGACAAGCTGAAATCCTAACAGATGGAATTCGGGCTTTATTGCTAGAAGCAAATGGTTATCAAACCAAGGTATTTGAGTTTATATCTTCAGAGCATACAGCTAAAAATCTGATGATTACAGCTGTCAAACAACGTCAAATTGATATAGAACTTCGACAAGAGCGATTGAACCAAGTTGCTGATCTCAAAGAGCAGTTTGGTATCAAAATGCATTATTTAGAGAAGTTGCTGGGGTAG
- a CDS encoding WG repeat-containing protein, whose translation MKGSIKSLRNFMVIMALVLLAMNTQAQLVAYNTETLEAAYVAATKTEQVENAVFTNTGATIISEYQEGAAIIKLENKYGLVNKQGYEICQPIYDEIHLYNGGYAAVKKHGKWTFVNKQGKKLTPLRYEWVGGFNDGLAAVFKDGKWGLLNEQGFEVVPTAFDAVKVDQDGRIWVQKNETWKPFNAKKNIDEAFVTAS comes from the coding sequence ATGAAAGGGTCAATCAAAAGCTTAAGAAACTTTATGGTAATCATGGCTTTGGTTCTTTTAGCTATGAACACGCAAGCGCAACTAGTTGCTTACAATACTGAAACCTTGGAAGCAGCTTATGTAGCAGCTACCAAAACCGAACAGGTAGAAAATGCTGTGTTTACAAATACTGGTGCTACAATTATTAGCGAATACCAAGAAGGAGCTGCTATTATCAAGCTAGAAAATAAATACGGATTGGTAAACAAACAAGGTTACGAAATTTGTCAACCAATTTATGACGAGATCCATTTGTACAACGGCGGTTATGCTGCTGTAAAGAAACATGGAAAATGGACGTTTGTTAACAAGCAAGGCAAAAAATTAACTCCTTTGCGTTACGAGTGGGTAGGTGGTTTTAACGATGGTTTGGCTGCTGTATTCAAAGATGGAAAATGGGGATTGTTGAATGAGCAAGGGTTTGAGGTTGTTCCAACAGCTTTTGATGCTGTAAAAGTAGACCAAGATGGTCGTATCTGGGTACAAAAAAACGAGACTTGGAAGCCATTTAATGCTAAGAAGAATATTGATGAAGCTTTTGTAACAGCTTCTTAA
- a CDS encoding SdpI family protein, with product MKNTPSNHPASLPKELLLLLITVAPIIYLFIIWNDLPEQVPMHWNFEGEIDRYGSKSSLGWIVLLINLPIYLLLLFLPKITAKEASITKMGKKYYRLRLTLQLFLSALVFAILLVSSGNTEIPIERLLGYCFIFFMLLFGNYMGSIRQNHFMGIRTPWTLENEEVWKKTHQLGGRLWIGAALIGFILLFFLPNNWALMSVVALMVIPLIFAAIYSFVLFKQLNNTAL from the coding sequence ATGAAAAATACACCATCCAACCATCCCGCTAGTTTACCTAAAGAGCTTTTATTATTACTAATAACAGTAGCTCCTATTATCTATCTATTTATAATATGGAACGATTTGCCAGAGCAAGTTCCCATGCACTGGAATTTTGAAGGAGAGATAGATCGTTATGGTTCTAAATCTTCGTTGGGTTGGATTGTTTTGTTAATTAATCTACCGATTTACTTACTCCTACTTTTCTTGCCTAAAATTACTGCAAAAGAAGCAAGTATCACAAAGATGGGCAAAAAATACTATCGATTACGACTTACACTACAATTGTTTTTATCGGCACTAGTATTTGCTATTTTACTAGTAAGCTCTGGCAACACAGAAATACCTATTGAGCGGCTTCTAGGGTACTGCTTTATATTTTTCATGCTATTGTTTGGCAATTACATGGGGAGCATTCGCCAAAACCACTTTATGGGTATCCGTACTCCTTGGACATTAGAAAATGAAGAAGTATGGAAAAAAACACATCAACTAGGAGGACGTTTATGGATTGGCGCAGCTCTTATTGGATTTATTCTACTTTTCTTTTTGCCTAATAACTGGGCGTTGATGAGTGTTGTTGCCTTGATGGTTATCCCTCTTATTTTTGCTGCTATCTATTCCTTTGTCTTATTCAAACAGTTAAACAATACAGCTTTATAA
- a CDS encoding autorepressor SdpR family transcription factor: protein MNNLFKALNDSTRRQILELLKEKDLTAGEIAAHFNISKPSISHHLDLLKRADLVIGIRQGQFISYSLNMSVFEEVIQWLMQFKDNK, encoded by the coding sequence ATGAATAACCTTTTTAAAGCTCTAAATGACTCTACTAGGCGCCAAATTCTAGAATTATTAAAAGAAAAAGATTTAACAGCAGGAGAAATTGCAGCACACTTCAATATCTCCAAACCTAGTATTTCACATCATTTAGATCTACTAAAAAGAGCCGACCTAGTCATTGGAATTCGCCAAGGTCAATTTATTTCCTACTCTTTAAACATGAGTGTTTTTGAAGAGGTCATTCAGTGGTTGATGCAGTTTAAAGATAACAAATAA
- a CDS encoding DNA polymerase III subunit gamma/tau has translation MSNFVVSARKYRPIRFDNVVGQQHVSQTLKNAIQSNHLAQAFLFCGPRGVGKTTCARILAKVLNCQTPTNDMEPCDTCESCESFNQNASLNISELDAASNNSVEHIRALIEQVRFAPQSGRYKIYIIDEVHMLSQQAFNAFLKTLEEPPSYAIFILATTEKHKIIPTILSRCQIFDFNRIQVADMTNHLQKICKEEGIEAEEEALHVIAQKADGALRDALSIFDRIVSFSGNNIVYQDVIENLNILDYDYYFKVVEAILIEDASQLLLLFDQISRKGFDGDIFINGLSEHLRNLLVCKDPRTIELLEVSGNIKERYQQQANLAPTALILSALSLANDCDVNYKMSRNHRLHVEMTLIKMAYIQRAMEPRAIQTVTTPSEKKTLDDSKMVAVQEVVPNYQPEPIEQEVNETPIASLKNTTTTETEEAKAELKSDNEPAVDATKSTTSNNFAEKLALKKGSNFLSKVLNEVKEEYHKPQEAAMPFTQENLEKIWESYWSKIESQSTQILFKTAKLSILDAELGTIKVLTAGNRAKDAIFRDRPVRQLLIQTFQKKELSFEVEIDATKIEAPKPQKVIPQTDRDKYVHFLKLNPVLKDFQKRFQLLPPKSS, from the coding sequence ATGAGTAATTTCGTAGTATCCGCAAGAAAATATAGACCCATTCGTTTTGACAATGTTGTTGGACAACAACACGTTTCACAAACACTTAAGAATGCCATTCAGAGCAATCATCTGGCACAGGCATTTTTGTTTTGTGGCCCTCGAGGTGTGGGAAAAACGACCTGTGCTCGTATTTTGGCAAAAGTACTCAATTGCCAAACACCTACCAACGACATGGAACCTTGCGATACCTGCGAATCTTGCGAATCGTTTAATCAAAATGCCTCTCTAAACATCTCTGAGTTAGATGCCGCTTCTAACAATAGTGTTGAGCATATTCGTGCGCTTATTGAGCAAGTTCGTTTCGCCCCTCAAAGTGGTCGGTATAAAATCTATATCATAGATGAGGTGCACATGCTTTCGCAACAAGCTTTTAATGCTTTTTTGAAAACTTTGGAAGAACCCCCTTCTTATGCCATTTTCATCCTAGCAACAACTGAAAAACACAAAATTATACCAACCATTTTGTCTCGATGCCAAATCTTTGATTTTAATCGAATTCAAGTTGCTGACATGACCAATCACTTGCAAAAGATTTGTAAAGAAGAAGGAATTGAAGCCGAAGAAGAGGCACTACACGTTATTGCGCAAAAAGCAGATGGAGCGTTAAGAGATGCTTTATCTATTTTTGATAGAATTGTAAGCTTTTCGGGCAACAACATAGTCTATCAAGATGTTATCGAAAATCTCAATATCCTAGACTATGACTATTATTTTAAAGTCGTAGAGGCCATATTGATAGAAGATGCCAGTCAGTTACTATTGCTTTTTGACCAAATTTCTAGAAAAGGTTTTGATGGGGATATTTTTATTAATGGTTTATCAGAACATTTGCGTAATTTATTAGTTTGTAAAGACCCTAGAACAATAGAACTATTAGAAGTTAGTGGCAATATAAAAGAGCGTTATCAACAACAAGCCAACCTAGCTCCTACTGCTTTAATACTATCCGCATTAAGCCTAGCAAACGATTGTGATGTTAATTATAAAATGTCTCGTAATCATCGTCTTCATGTTGAAATGACTTTGATCAAAATGGCTTACATTCAACGTGCGATGGAGCCTAGAGCCATTCAAACGGTAACTACTCCCTCTGAAAAAAAAACACTAGACGATAGTAAAATGGTAGCAGTTCAAGAAGTTGTGCCTAATTATCAACCAGAACCTATTGAGCAAGAAGTCAATGAAACGCCCATTGCCTCTCTCAAAAATACCACGACTACAGAGACAGAAGAGGCTAAAGCAGAACTAAAATCAGATAATGAACCTGCTGTTGATGCGACAAAATCAACAACATCCAATAATTTTGCAGAAAAATTGGCTTTAAAAAAAGGAAGCAATTTTTTGTCGAAGGTATTGAACGAGGTGAAAGAAGAATACCACAAACCTCAAGAGGCTGCCATGCCTTTTACACAAGAAAATTTGGAAAAAATCTGGGAAAGTTATTGGTCAAAAATTGAATCTCAATCCACTCAGATTTTGTTCAAAACAGCAAAATTATCTATTTTAGATGCAGAACTAGGAACTATTAAAGTGCTTACGGCTGGAAACCGAGCCAAAGATGCCATTTTTAGAGATCGTCCTGTTCGCCAATTGCTGATTCAAACGTTTCAAAAAAAGGAGTTGAGTTTTGAAGTAGAAATTGACGCAACAAAAATAGAAGCTCCAAAACCTCAAAAAGTGATCCCACAAACAGATCGAGATAAGTATGTGCACTTTTTAAAATTGAATCCTGTTTTAAAAGATTTTCAAAAACGTTTTCAACTCTTGCCTCCTAAAAGCAGTTAA
- a CDS encoding DUF1573 domain-containing protein — MKQSFYFTCFLYIGVFLLLTACENSSSSDKGTTTTATLSDDTIETIQTPTLPPVMDTVSTDTISLDTIKKVRKMVRPTREPAKIKFETTSYTYDTIQQGEIVEYSFKFKNVGERPLAIKDVKGSCGCTIGSYPFLDIAPQEESTIKARFDSKGKKGPQFTTITVYSNANPQGDVLSLKGVVLEE, encoded by the coding sequence ATGAAACAATCTTTCTATTTCACTTGCTTCTTATACATAGGTGTTTTTTTGTTGCTAACTGCTTGTGAGAACTCCTCGTCTTCTGATAAGGGAACAACAACGACAGCAACCTTGTCTGACGATACGATAGAGACGATTCAAACGCCAACACTTCCTCCCGTTATGGATACGGTGAGTACCGATACCATATCGTTAGATACGATTAAGAAGGTACGAAAAATGGTGCGCCCAACGAGAGAGCCTGCTAAAATTAAATTCGAAACGACTTCTTATACCTATGACACCATTCAACAAGGCGAAATAGTTGAATATAGCTTCAAGTTTAAAAATGTAGGAGAACGTCCGCTGGCTATTAAGGATGTAAAAGGCTCTTGCGGTTGCACGATAGGAAGCTATCCTTTTTTGGATATAGCACCCCAAGAAGAAAGTACTATTAAAGCACGTTTTGACAGTAAAGGAAAAAAAGGTCCTCAGTTTACAACCATCACAGTTTATAGCAATGCCAACCCTCAAGGAGATGTGTTGTCGTTAAAAGGGGTTGTTTTGGAGGAGTAA
- the queG gene encoding tRNA epoxyqueuosine(34) reductase QueG, whose protein sequence is MKKTNTHIVKEKAYELGFSFVGVSKARELTQEAKRLEQWLNQGMHGKMHYMANHFEKRIDPRKLVEGAKTVVTLLYNYHQTETQTDPTAPKISQYAYGKDYHKIIKQKLRHLMEYIHEEIGAVEGRCFVDSAPVLERDWAKHSGAGWVGKNTLLITKGQGSYFFLAELIIDLELEEDGPIKDYCGRCTRCIDACPTDAIHPDGYWVDGSKCISYFTIELKEELPVDMRGKFDNWMFGCDVCQQVCPWNRFAQQHTEPAFEPHPDLLSMTKQDWEEITEDVFRKVFQKSAVKRTKFSGLVRNINFLKDEE, encoded by the coding sequence GTGAAAAAGACAAATACACATATCGTCAAAGAGAAAGCGTATGAATTGGGATTTTCTTTTGTTGGAGTATCCAAAGCTAGAGAATTAACCCAAGAAGCAAAGCGGTTGGAGCAATGGCTGAATCAAGGAATGCATGGGAAAATGCATTATATGGCGAACCATTTCGAAAAAAGAATAGACCCCCGAAAATTGGTAGAGGGAGCCAAAACGGTTGTTACTTTATTGTACAACTATCATCAAACCGAAACACAAACAGATCCGACTGCCCCAAAAATCTCACAATATGCTTATGGCAAAGATTATCATAAGATTATTAAACAAAAATTGCGTCATCTAATGGAATATATCCACGAAGAAATTGGCGCTGTAGAAGGGCGTTGTTTTGTGGATTCGGCTCCTGTTTTGGAACGAGATTGGGCAAAACATAGCGGTGCTGGTTGGGTTGGCAAAAATACGTTGTTGATCACAAAAGGGCAAGGCTCTTATTTTTTCTTGGCGGAGTTAATTATTGATTTAGAATTAGAAGAAGATGGGCCTATCAAAGATTATTGTGGTCGTTGTACACGTTGTATTGATGCTTGCCCCACAGATGCCATTCATCCCGATGGGTATTGGGTAGATGGTAGCAAGTGCATCTCTTATTTTACCATTGAGCTAAAGGAAGAATTGCCTGTTGATATGCGTGGCAAATTTGATAATTGGATGTTTGGTTGTGATGTTTGTCAACAAGTTTGCCCTTGGAATCGATTTGCCCAACAACATACAGAGCCTGCTTTTGAACCACATCCCGATTTGTTGTCCATGACCAAACAAGATTGGGAAGAAATTACAGAGGATGTTTTTCGAAAGGTATTTCAAAAGTCAGCGGTCAAACGAACCAAGTTTTCGGGGTTGGTACGAAATATTAATTTCTTGAAGGACGAAGAGTAA
- a CDS encoding toxin-antitoxin system YwqK family antitoxin, translating into MKAIRIISTFLFLVYLGACTPTNTTDDASNDTAATTNLETETVKVELIDTIEYNEDGKLKMMYQIDKHTGAKYGSYKEYDVATSTLLAERNYKNNKLEGVEKIYFPSGQIDGELNYKDGIHDGTFKYYYEDGTLKQQGNYVQGNIEGILNSYYPTGALKEEVTHVDGLTQGIFKEYNENGTIKTEGEYTSKSGQENLETGLLKIYDENGVLERKMICKEGQCCTIWTIEDGDLEPTTKLCKAILKSQSAS; encoded by the coding sequence ATGAAAGCAATTAGAATTATAAGTACATTTCTGTTCCTAGTTTATTTGGGAGCGTGTACGCCAACAAATACAACTGATGATGCTTCAAATGACACAGCGGCAACAACTAACTTAGAAACGGAAACAGTTAAGGTGGAGTTGATTGATACGATTGAATATAACGAGGATGGCAAACTTAAAATGATGTATCAAATAGACAAACATACAGGAGCAAAGTATGGTAGTTATAAAGAATACGATGTTGCTACTTCTACATTGTTAGCAGAACGTAACTACAAAAATAATAAATTAGAAGGAGTAGAGAAGATTTACTTTCCTAGTGGTCAAATAGATGGAGAACTAAACTACAAGGATGGTATCCATGATGGTACGTTTAAGTATTATTATGAGGATGGAACATTAAAACAACAAGGGAATTATGTACAAGGAAATATTGAAGGAATTTTAAATTCCTATTATCCAACAGGAGCGTTAAAAGAAGAAGTGACGCACGTGGATGGTTTAACACAGGGTATTTTTAAGGAATACAACGAAAATGGAACCATAAAAACAGAAGGAGAATACACTAGCAAAAGCGGTCAAGAAAACCTAGAAACAGGTTTACTGAAAATATACGATGAGAATGGAGTGCTAGAAAGAAAAATGATTTGCAAAGAGGGGCAATGTTGTACCATTTGGACGATAGAGGATGGTGATCTAGAACCAACTACTAAGTTGTGTAAGGCTATTCTCAAAAGTCAATCGGCTTCCTAA
- the porQ gene encoding type IX secretion system protein PorQ gives MKYWFTALFSIIYVGINAQIGGNSTYEFLRIPNSARLTSVGGSLITVRDADLNLAYHNPAALNPLMHRRVAFSQSVYMGGITHGYLAYGHHIDQGKVPVMVHAGLQYISYGKFQNRDVTGTYTGETSAAEYAINLGAGYQISKFLSVGANAKTILSYLGSYNSTGIAFDAAAMFSDTAKNINLTVAFKNMGTQFSTYARNGNMEPLPFDLQIGFAHRLKYIPLRFSVIMHNLHRWGIVYDDPSNQDNQALFTGNGTEQPDNSAIKVVDDIFRHFIFNIELLFGKKGKPEVFRVAAGYNHMRRGELMTSGVSDLSGFSFGCGLRIKQFQIDYGFGAYHFAGAAHHFSLSINLDEILKGAWKKR, from the coding sequence ATGAAATATTGGTTCACGGCACTCTTTAGTATTATCTACGTAGGAATTAACGCCCAAATTGGGGGCAACAGTACTTATGAGTTTTTGAGAATTCCTAATTCTGCTCGCTTAACCTCTGTTGGCGGAAGTTTAATTACGGTTAGAGATGCCGATTTAAATTTAGCATACCACAATCCAGCAGCCTTAAATCCATTGATGCACCGTAGGGTTGCATTTAGTCAAAGTGTCTATATGGGAGGTATTACGCATGGGTATTTGGCCTATGGGCATCATATTGATCAAGGAAAAGTTCCTGTGATGGTGCATGCAGGCTTGCAGTACATTAGTTACGGCAAGTTTCAAAATAGAGATGTAACGGGAACCTATACAGGTGAAACTAGCGCTGCCGAATATGCGATTAATTTAGGAGCAGGTTATCAGATTAGTAAATTTTTATCTGTTGGGGCCAATGCCAAAACTATTTTGTCTTATTTGGGAAGTTATAACTCTACAGGAATTGCTTTTGATGCTGCTGCAATGTTCTCTGATACGGCTAAGAATATCAATTTAACGGTAGCTTTTAAAAATATGGGAACACAGTTTTCAACTTATGCCCGAAACGGGAATATGGAACCATTGCCATTTGACTTGCAAATTGGTTTTGCACATCGGTTGAAGTATATTCCGTTGCGTTTTTCGGTTATTATGCACAATCTACATCGTTGGGGAATTGTATACGACGATCCTAGCAATCAAGATAATCAAGCTCTATTTACTGGAAATGGAACAGAACAACCTGATAATTCTGCTATCAAGGTAGTTGATGATATCTTTAGGCATTTTATTTTTAACATTGAATTGTTGTTTGGTAAAAAAGGTAAACCCGAAGTTTTTAGAGTAGCAGCAGGGTACAATCATATGCGTCGAGGAGAATTGATGACTTCTGGTGTGAGTGACCTTTCTGGGTTTTCTTTTGGTTGTGGGCTTCGCATCAAACAATTCCAAATTGATTATGGTTTTGGTGCATATCATTTTGCAGGAGCAGCGCATCACTTTAGCTTGTCTATCAACTTGGATGAGATTCTAAAAGGAGCTTGGAAAAAGCGTTAA